TGCCGTCACGCGTATAGGTCTGGTCCGGCGCCACGGTGATGGTGATCAGCGCGTCCCCCGCAGGGCCGCCCTGCTGGCCGGGATCGCCCTTGCCGCGCAGGCGCATGACCTGATCATTCTCGATACCGGGCGGTATCTTGACATCCAGCTGCGCGCCGCCGGGCAGGGTGATGCGCGACGTGCCGCCATTGACGGAATCGAGGAAGCTGACCGTCAGGGCATACTGCCGGTCGGCCCCTTTCTGCGGTCCCTGCGGCCTGCGGCGGAAACCCCCGCCAAAACCGGCCCCACCGCCCCCCTGGCCGAACATGGAGCCGAAGATGTCGCCCAGATCATCTTCCGAAAACTGGCCGCCACCATAATTGAAGCCCTGCGCCCCTTCGGCATAATCACGGTAGCCCCGGCCGCCGCCGCCAAAACCCTTTTCCTGGCCGCTGGCATCGATCTCGCCCCGGTCATAGCGGGCGCGCTGCGCCTCATCGGACAGCAGGGCATTGGCCGCGCCCACGGCCTTGAAGTTCTCCTCCGCCACCTTGTCGCCGGGATTGAGGTCGGGATGGTACTTCTTGGCCAGCTTGCGATAGGCCTTGCGTATGTCATC
This portion of the Komagataeibacter sp. FNDCF1 genome encodes:
- a CDS encoding J domain-containing protein, with the translated sequence MSKDPYEVLGLKRTASQDDIRKAYRKLAKKYHPDLNPGDKVAEENFKAVGAANALLSDEAQRARYDRGEIDASGQEKGFGGGGRGYRDYAEGAQGFNYGGGQFSEDDLGDIFGSMFGQGGGGAGFGGGFRRRPQGPQKGADRQYALTVSFLDSVNGGTSRITLPGGAQLDVKIPPGIENDQVMRLRGKGDPGQQGGPAGDALITITVAPDQTYTRDGNDIRMSLPVDLKTAVLGGSITIPTPAGSVKMNVPPHSDSGSVLRLRGRGVKAHGGQEAGNLYVKLVVTIGRVDPALEAFLRGEAPGTAREKGEEKA